In Athene noctua chromosome 7, bAthNoc1.hap1.1, whole genome shotgun sequence, the following proteins share a genomic window:
- the PHOSPHO2 gene encoding pyridoxal phosphate phosphatase PHOSPHO2 isoform X2 → MRCLRLAGISVAQSGLVDENSDTWIVKCAPEKKLPNGLRNSYQPGHWTEYMGRVFVYLGDNGIKEDEMKRTMTTIPFTAGMVELLGFIGENKELFDCIIASDSNTVFIDWILKAADFHKVFDEVFTNPAAFSSTGYLTVQNFHAHHCVKCPKNLCKRKVLKEFLDKQLERGVSYTKIVYIGDGGNDLCPVMFLKKDDIAMPRQGYTLEKKISQLAQDLSPVECSVLVWSSAVDIMSYLKLLIKK, encoded by the exons ATGAGGTGTCTCCGGCTCGCAGGAATTTCCGTAGCTCAAAGTGGGCTCGTAG ATGAAAATAGCGATACCTGGATTGTGAAATGTGCTCCTGAGAAAAAACTTCCTAACGGATTAAGAAACTCATATCAACCAGGACATTGGACAGAGTATATGGGCAGAGTCTTTGTCTACTTGGGAGACAATGGCATCAAAGAAGATGAGATGAAAAGAACTATGACAACTATTCCTTTCACTGCAGGAATGGTAGAGCTTCTGGGTTTTATTGGCGAGAACAAAGAGTTGTTTGACTGCATAATTGCTTCAGATTCTAATACAGTATTTATTGACTGGATTTTGAAAGCTGCTGACTTCCATAAGGTGTTTGATGAAGTGTTTACAAACCCTGCGGCATTCAGCAGTACTGGCTATCTTACTGTACAGAACTTCCATGCTCACCATTGTGTAAAGTGCCCCAAAAACCTTTGCAAAAGGAAAGTTTTGAAAGAATTTCTAGATAAACAGTTGGAGCGAGGAGTAAGTTACACAAAAATTGTGTATATAGGTGATGGTGGGAATGACTTATGTCCAGTAATGTTTTTGAAGAAGGATGATATTGCTATGCCCAGGCAGGGGTATACCTTGGAGAAGAAGATTTCTCAACTGGCCCAAGATCTGAGTCCTGTAGAGTGCTCTGTTCTGGTTTGGTCATCTGCTGTTGACATTATGTCTTACCTGAAACTGCTTATAAAGAAGTAA
- the PHOSPHO2 gene encoding pyridoxal phosphate phosphatase PHOSPHO2 isoform X1 produces the protein MRCLRLAGISVAQSGLVAMKFLLVFDFDHTIVDENSDTWIVKCAPEKKLPNGLRNSYQPGHWTEYMGRVFVYLGDNGIKEDEMKRTMTTIPFTAGMVELLGFIGENKELFDCIIASDSNTVFIDWILKAADFHKVFDEVFTNPAAFSSTGYLTVQNFHAHHCVKCPKNLCKRKVLKEFLDKQLERGVSYTKIVYIGDGGNDLCPVMFLKKDDIAMPRQGYTLEKKISQLAQDLSPVECSVLVWSSAVDIMSYLKLLIKK, from the exons ATGAGGTGTCTCCGGCTCGCAGGAATTTCCGTAGCTCAAAGTGGGCTCGTAG CAATGaaatttctgttggtttttgATTTTGACCATACAATCGTAGATGAAAATAGCGATACCTGGATTGTGAAATGTGCTCCTGAGAAAAAACTTCCTAACGGATTAAGAAACTCATATCAACCAGGACATTGGACAGAGTATATGGGCAGAGTCTTTGTCTACTTGGGAGACAATGGCATCAAAGAAGATGAGATGAAAAGAACTATGACAACTATTCCTTTCACTGCAGGAATGGTAGAGCTTCTGGGTTTTATTGGCGAGAACAAAGAGTTGTTTGACTGCATAATTGCTTCAGATTCTAATACAGTATTTATTGACTGGATTTTGAAAGCTGCTGACTTCCATAAGGTGTTTGATGAAGTGTTTACAAACCCTGCGGCATTCAGCAGTACTGGCTATCTTACTGTACAGAACTTCCATGCTCACCATTGTGTAAAGTGCCCCAAAAACCTTTGCAAAAGGAAAGTTTTGAAAGAATTTCTAGATAAACAGTTGGAGCGAGGAGTAAGTTACACAAAAATTGTGTATATAGGTGATGGTGGGAATGACTTATGTCCAGTAATGTTTTTGAAGAAGGATGATATTGCTATGCCCAGGCAGGGGTATACCTTGGAGAAGAAGATTTCTCAACTGGCCCAAGATCTGAGTCCTGTAGAGTGCTCTGTTCTGGTTTGGTCATCTGCTGTTGACATTATGTCTTACCTGAAACTGCTTATAAAGAAGTAA
- the PHOSPHO2 gene encoding pyridoxal phosphate phosphatase PHOSPHO2 isoform X3 has translation MKFLLVFDFDHTIVDENSDTWIVKCAPEKKLPNGLRNSYQPGHWTEYMGRVFVYLGDNGIKEDEMKRTMTTIPFTAGMVELLGFIGENKELFDCIIASDSNTVFIDWILKAADFHKVFDEVFTNPAAFSSTGYLTVQNFHAHHCVKCPKNLCKRKVLKEFLDKQLERGVSYTKIVYIGDGGNDLCPVMFLKKDDIAMPRQGYTLEKKISQLAQDLSPVECSVLVWSSAVDIMSYLKLLIKK, from the coding sequence ATGaaatttctgttggtttttgATTTTGACCATACAATCGTAGATGAAAATAGCGATACCTGGATTGTGAAATGTGCTCCTGAGAAAAAACTTCCTAACGGATTAAGAAACTCATATCAACCAGGACATTGGACAGAGTATATGGGCAGAGTCTTTGTCTACTTGGGAGACAATGGCATCAAAGAAGATGAGATGAAAAGAACTATGACAACTATTCCTTTCACTGCAGGAATGGTAGAGCTTCTGGGTTTTATTGGCGAGAACAAAGAGTTGTTTGACTGCATAATTGCTTCAGATTCTAATACAGTATTTATTGACTGGATTTTGAAAGCTGCTGACTTCCATAAGGTGTTTGATGAAGTGTTTACAAACCCTGCGGCATTCAGCAGTACTGGCTATCTTACTGTACAGAACTTCCATGCTCACCATTGTGTAAAGTGCCCCAAAAACCTTTGCAAAAGGAAAGTTTTGAAAGAATTTCTAGATAAACAGTTGGAGCGAGGAGTAAGTTACACAAAAATTGTGTATATAGGTGATGGTGGGAATGACTTATGTCCAGTAATGTTTTTGAAGAAGGATGATATTGCTATGCCCAGGCAGGGGTATACCTTGGAGAAGAAGATTTCTCAACTGGCCCAAGATCTGAGTCCTGTAGAGTGCTCTGTTCTGGTTTGGTCATCTGCTGTTGACATTATGTCTTACCTGAAACTGCTTATAAAGAAGTAA
- the LOC141962575 gene encoding cilia- and flagella- associated protein 210-like — protein MAAAGPGPGRPRGRRWRRQQQPAPTHHLEENNFLCRYFLPNEVDVHQVIVLPKAEWERIQDNLSSTTREAARILAEKKEREEMHLRSKAAVKGWPNTIMGLAQRKLKAKKLRKEREEEERKLLDLEEEQFQVAKRKEAINNAKTYLYYQNERVKGLHSAFLLAEVLKERDAQVAFKKLKSDVNKKKDEEKEHEHKEAILREQEKAHQCYMNQQALRRDQLEQIKEHKHQADLAKLENKREGEQIQRLNRLYQLEIQSRMEKEQKEKAERQRLHREHVADQKIIKAVEEQKQMEEDDQIKAQFKAKETIAKLIKKKEAEMRRLKQEHQDKLINQLAVQMNEALKREDDRLARDIAKKEAEQEKKRKEKEAKEKAVIESIAEHRAAVMKMKAEKEREEKAEGKKELHALMEKTHIYLEEEKAKKERQRDANIEVQKIQIQQMAEKQAKKQQEKEADLDYDAQTKVTALCEEREFQSYAKQLIERESKTTHHLYPLLKVSKDRRGLGHGPFSRGRAGIHTSFQAQDGTGTQLPCSTCTTAQKVKT, from the exons atggcggcggcggggcctgggCCCGGGCGCCCCCGcgggaggcggtggcggcggcagcagcagcccgcCC CAACACatcatttggaagaaaataactttctatgtagatattttcttccaaatgaaGTAGATGTTCATCAGGTAATTGTACTGCCAAAAGCAGAATGGGAAAGGATTCAGGATAATCTTAGCAGCACAACTAGGGAAGCAGCACGCATCCTCGCTGAGAAGAAAGAACGGGAAGAAATGCACTTACGCTCCAAAGCTGCTGTAAAAGGCTGGCCCAATACAATTATG GGCCTGGCACAACGGAAACTTAAAGCCAAAAAATTACgtaaagaaagggaagaggaagaaagaaagttaCTTGATTTGGAAGAAGAACAGTTCCAAGTGGCAAAACGGAAGGAGGCTATTAATAATGCAAAAACCTACCTATACTATCAAAATGAAAGAGTGAAAGGCTTGCAT AGTGCATTTCTACTTGCTGAGGTCCTAAAAGAAAGAGATGCTCAAGTTGCATTTAAAAAGTTAAAGTCAGATGTTAACAaaaagaaggatgaagaaaaggaaCATGAACATAAAGAAGCTATTCTCAGAGAGCAAGAAAAGGCACATCAGTGTTATATGAATCAACAGGCACTACGCAGAGATCAGCTAGAACA AATAAAGGAGCACAAGCATCAGGCAGATCTGGCCAAGctagaaaacaaaagagaaggggaaCAAATACAGAGATTGAACCGATTGTACCAACTGGAAATTCAGAGCAGAATggaaaaggaacagaaggaaaaagctgaACGCCAGAGGCTGCATCGT GAGCATGTAGCTGACCAGAAAATAATCAAAGCAGTAGAGGAACAAAAACAAATGGAAGAAGATGATCAGATTAAAGCTCAGTTTAAAGCAAAGGAAACTATTGCCAAGctgataaaaaagaaagaagctgaaaTGCGTAG ACTAAAGCAGGAACATCAGGACAAACTCATTAACCAATTAGCTGTACAAATGAATGAGGCATTAAAGAGGGAAGATGATCGTCTTGCTAGAGATATTGcaaaaaaagaagctgaacaagaaaaaaaacgcaaagagaaagaagcaaaagaaaaggctGTCATTGAATCGATTGCTGAACACAGAGCTGCTGTG atgaagatgaaagcagaaaaggagagagaggaaaaagcagaGGGTAAAAAAGAACTTCATGCattaatggaaaaaacccacatctacCTGGAAGAGGAAAAAGCCAAGAAAGAAAGACAACGTGATGCAAACATAGAAGTACAGAAAATTCAGATCCAGCAAATG gctgaaaagcaagcaaaaaaacagcaggaaaaggaagCAGACTTGGACTATGATGCTCAGACCAAGGTTACTGCACTTTGTGAGGAGCGTGAATTCCAGAGCTATGCAAAGCAATTAATTGAAAGAGAGTCCAAGACTACACATCATCTTTATCCTCTTCTCAAAGTGTCCAAAGATAGAAGAGGACTTGGACATGGGCCATTTTCCAGAGGAAGAGCAGGAATACATACTAGTTTTCAAGCACAAGATGGTACTGGGACCCAGTTACCTTGTAGTACCTGTACTACTGCTCAAAAAGTTAAAACATGA